A single region of the Stegostoma tigrinum isolate sSteTig4 chromosome 8, sSteTig4.hap1, whole genome shotgun sequence genome encodes:
- the mrpl55 gene encoding large ribosomal subunit protein mL55, which yields MALGSAVRLWRFLLSLQLKSSERLPPAMYPVHSMPRRNNSNRTSVVRCGRQVYARLYPVLLVRPDGSTINIRYKEPKRILTMPVDVSLLPEAERKARMRKRDPKRSRMKEEQYEDEFKIDNYSQFWKKK from the exons tTCTTTACAGCTAAAATCTTCTGAAAGATTGCCTCCTGCTATGTATCCCGTGCACAGTATGCCCCGGCGGAACAATTCTAATAGAACTTCGGTAGTTCGCTGTGGAAGACAGGTTTATGCCAGACTCTATCCTGTTTTGCTGGTTCGACCTGATGGATCCACTATCAATATTCGATACAAGGAACCTAAAAGAATTCTTACA ATGCCAGTTGATGTTTCCCTTCTGCCAGAAGCTGAACGGAAAGCAAGAATGCGCAAACGTGATCCCAAGAGATCCAGAATGAAAGAGGAACAATATGAAGATGAATTTAAAATTGACAATTATAGCCAATTCTGGAAGAAAAAGTAA